The following coding sequences lie in one Homalodisca vitripennis isolate AUS2020 chromosome X, UT_GWSS_2.1, whole genome shotgun sequence genomic window:
- the LOC124369303 gene encoding uncharacterized protein LOC124369303 isoform X2 has product MEVNVDLCSPENARKKQRQPENWKVTKQKLQRYSPKAMPNYPTCGHRGKCLNCSLLTMVDIKEFHAAFYTVRTKMSQDAFILKYCSVSTPVRYRPRSGDRGKKTIKYKYFVKNQVGNRIEVCRRAFLGILGITKHRVEGVFTRFKKEGSDIPVETRGGFRKDSKYKAKNESVIGFIKQFNGLESHYSRKNSRRMYLDSDLSIAKMWRMYQNSVEHEKK; this is encoded by the exons ATGGAAGTTAATGTTGATTTATGTTCACctgaaaatgcaagaaaaaagcAGAGACAACCAGAGAATTGGAAAGTTACCAAACAGAAACTGCAAAG gTACAGCCCAAAGGCCATGCCAAACTACCCAACGTGTGGTCACAGAGGAAAGTGTCTGAACTGCAGCCTACTGACAATGGTAGACATTAAGGAGTTTCATGCTGCATTTTATACCGTAAGAACTAAGATGAGCCAGGATGCTTTCATCTTAAAATACTGCAGTGTCTCAACACCAGTCCGATACCGCCCTAGATCTGGGGACAGAGGTAAgaaaaccattaaatataaatactttgtaaaaaacCAAGTTGGAAACCGAATTGAAGTTTGCAGAAGAGCATTTTTGGGAATTCTTGGAATAACCAAGCACAGAGTAGAAGGTGTTTTTACTCGTTTTAAAAAGGAAGGGTCTGATATACCAGTCGAAACAAGAGGAGGTTTCCGGAAAGACTCCAAGTACAAAGCTAAAAATGAATCTGTTATTGgctttattaaacaatttaatggaCTCGAATCACATTACTCTCGGAAAAACAGCAGACGAATGTACCTTGATTCAGATCTAAGTATCGCAAAAATGTGGAGGATGTATCAGAATTCTGTTGAACATGAAAAAAAGTAA